The following are from one region of the Aspergillus luchuensis IFO 4308 DNA, chromosome 4, nearly complete sequence genome:
- the snf4 gene encoding AMP-activated serine/threonine-protein kinase regulatory subunit SNF4 (BUSCO:EOG0926374A;~COG:C;~EggNog:ENOG410PGV3;~InterPro:IPR000644;~PFAM:PF00571) — translation MPPAQPERAIDREERQALRAIRNFLKVRTSYDVLPLSFRLIMFDTSLSVKESLNILIQNGIVSAPLWDSTSSTFAGLLTTSDYINVIQYYYQNPEALNQIDQFRLDSLREVEKALHVAPPETISIDPERPLYEACRRMLESRARRIPLVTFDSQTDRALVLSVLTQYRILKFVAVNVNDTQKLRKPLGEILLGSYHNIAVASMDTPVIDVIHILVSRSISSVPIINSEGVVYNVFEAVDVITLIKGGVYDDLSLTVGEALKKRSPDFPGIYTCSLNDGLDTIFDTIRKSRVHRLVVVDDNFRLKGVLTLSDILQYILLEGENDESS, via the exons ATGCCCCCCGCTCAGCCCGAAAGGGCGATCGATCGGGAAGAGCGTCAGGCCCTA CGTGCCATTCGCAACTTCCTCAAAGTCCGTACCAGCTATGATGTCCTTCCGCTCAGTTTCCGACTTATCATGTTCGATACATCGCTGTCCGTCAAGGAGAGCCTGAACATCCTCATACAGAACG GTATCGTTTCGGCTCCGCTATGGGACTCTACATCCTCGACCTTTGCCGGTCTTCTCACCACATCCGACTATATCAATGTTAtccagtactactaccagaACCCCGAGGCTTTGAACCAGATCGATCAATTCCGCTTGGATAGTCTACGAG AGGTCGAAAAGGCGCTCCATGTGGCGCCTCCCGAAACGATATCCATTGACCCAGAGCGGCCGCTCTACGAAGCCTGTCGGCGCATGCTCGAGTCTCGCGCCAGGAGGATTCCTTTGGTTACTTTTGATAGTCAGACCGATCGAGCCCTCGTTCTGAGTGTTCTCACCCAGTACCGCATCCTGAAGTTTGTCGCCGTCAACGTCAACGACACGCAGAAGTTACGGAAGCCCCTTGGTGAGATCTTGCTGGGCTCGTATCACAATATAGCAGTCGCATCGATGGATACACCTGTCATTGACGTGATTCACATCCTCGTCTCACGGAGCATATCAAGTGTCCCCATCATCAATAGTGAAG GTGTTGTGTACAACGTCTTTGAGGCTGTCGACGTGATAACGCTGATCAAAGGAGGTGTCTATGATGATTTGAGTCTAACGGTGGGcgaggcgttgaagaagcGATCTCCG GACTTTCCCGGAATCTACACATGCTCCCTGAACGATGGTCTGGATACCATTTTCGACACCATTCGCAAATCCCGTGTACACCGCCTGGTTGTGGTGGACGACAACTTCCGGCTAAAGGGTGTCCTGACCTTGAGTGATATTCTCCAGTACATCCTTTTGGAGGGTGAAAATGACGAGTCATCATGA